In one window of Thermodesulfobacteriota bacterium DNA:
- the rpsO gene encoding 30S ribosomal protein S15, producing the protein MLATEKKQEIITSFKTHEKDTGSPEVQIALLSERINSLSSHFKTHKADHHSRRGLLKMVGQRRRLLDYVKKKDVERYKGIIEKLGLRR; encoded by the coding sequence ATGCTGGCTACCGAAAAGAAACAGGAGATAATAACGTCCTTCAAGACGCACGAGAAGGATACCGGGTCGCCCGAGGTGCAGATAGCGCTCTTGAGCGAGAGGATCAACAGCTTGAGCTCGCATTTCAAGACCCACAAGGCTGACCACCATTCGAGGAGAGGCCTCCTCAAGATGGTCGGTCAGAGGAGAAGGCTTCTCGACTACGTCAAGAAGAAGGACGTCGAGCGCTACAAGGGCATAATCGAAAAGCTCGGTCTCAGGAGATAA
- the rimP gene encoding ribosome maturation factor RimP has translation MKPEGVEDRIRELAGPVAEGFGLELVDVAYASEYGRRVLRIYIDKPGGITVEDCERVSRELSAILDVEDPIPQSYNLEVSSPGLDRPLKTEADFSRFRGRKARIKTREPIEGRRNFKAAIDEARDGEVLVTDFDGKKFTIAISNIDKARLEIEI, from the coding sequence TTGAAGCCGGAAGGCGTCGAGGACAGGATAAGGGAGCTGGCCGGGCCTGTTGCAGAGGGCTTCGGACTTGAGCTCGTTGACGTCGCGTACGCCTCGGAGTACGGCAGGAGGGTACTCCGGATCTACATAGACAAGCCGGGCGGCATCACGGTCGAGGACTGCGAGCGCGTGAGCCGGGAATTGAGCGCCATACTCGATGTCGAGGACCCTATACCGCAGAGCTACAACCTCGAGGTCTCGTCCCCCGGGCTCGACAGGCCCCTTAAGACCGAAGCGGATTTTTCAAGGTTCAGGGGCAGGAAGGCCAGGATAAAGACAAGAGAGCCCATCGAGGGCAGGAGGAACTTCAAGGCCGCTATAGACGAGGCCAGGGACGGCGAGGTGCTCGTAACCGACTTCGACGGCAAAAAGTTCACGATAGCCATCAGCAATATTGATAAAGCCAGACTCGAAATAGAGATTTGA
- the truB gene encoding tRNA pseudouridine(55) synthase TruB: protein MKALSAGYNGVLVIDKPQGWTSHDVVQHVKRKLKARKAGHLGTLDPIATGVLVLVLDSATKYASTLGAGAKEYLAACKLGEETDTYDSEGSVVRAPGTGGLAGDDVRKALDGFRGRISQVPPMYSAVKSKGTPLYKLARKGVTVEREPREVTVHELEVTSMDLPVLEFRTVCSAGTYVRSICHDLGERLGCGGHLQALRRTRSGAFRIDEAAHPKLPAEELAERIIPLDEALKRAALEAGPQGPEA, encoded by the coding sequence GTGAAGGCGCTTTCCGCGGGATATAACGGCGTCCTGGTAATAGACAAGCCCCAGGGCTGGACATCGCATGACGTCGTCCAGCACGTAAAGAGGAAGCTCAAGGCAAGGAAGGCCGGGCACCTGGGCACCCTTGACCCCATCGCGACCGGCGTGCTGGTGCTGGTGCTGGACTCGGCTACGAAATACGCGTCGACCCTGGGCGCCGGCGCCAAGGAATACCTGGCCGCGTGCAAGCTCGGCGAGGAGACCGACACCTACGATAGCGAGGGCAGCGTCGTAAGGGCCCCCGGCACGGGAGGCCTTGCCGGCGATGATGTCAGGAAGGCCTTGGATGGGTTCAGGGGGCGCATAAGCCAGGTCCCGCCAATGTACTCGGCCGTGAAGAGCAAAGGCACGCCGCTTTACAAGCTCGCGAGAAAGGGCGTCACGGTCGAGAGGGAGCCAAGGGAGGTAACGGTCCACGAGCTTGAAGTGACGTCCATGGACCTCCCGGTGCTGGAGTTCAGGACCGTCTGCTCCGCCGGGACCTATGTGAGGTCCATTTGCCACGACCTCGGCGAAAGGCTCGGGTGCGGGGGTCACCTTCAGGCCCTCCGGAGGACGAGGTCAGGGGCTTTCCGCATAGACGAGGCGGCGCACCCGAAACTTCCGGCGGAGGAGCTCGCTGAAAGGATAATCCCGCTGGATGAGGCCCTGAAGAGGGCCGCGCTGGAAGCCGGGCCCCAGGGTCCTGAAGCATAG
- the nusA gene encoding transcription termination factor NusA codes for MLNLANIIDQVGKDKGIDKHILIEALESAMLKAAEKRFGPNKVIEAHYQEEMGEIELFLFKEVVEDVADPDTQISFEDARELDPEAALGDSLGVKLDSKEFGRIDAQTAKQIIIQKVREAERNIVYNEYSSKRGEIVTGIVQRFEKGDIIVDLGRAEALLSKKEQVRREGYRQGERIRGVILEVKVEARGPQIILSRTHPAFIIKLFQMEVPEVYEGIVEIKGAAREPGDRAKIAVVSHNSDVDPVGACVGVKGSRVQAVVQELKGEKIDIVHWSDDPAIYVKNTLSPAQISRVIVDDEEHAMEVIVPDDQLSLAIGKKGQNVRLAAKLTGWKIDIRTESESKGVKEKLSPEEALRKEVQAAGEREDRERAAAASDIGATLGLSPELAAKLAAAGYVSADSLTHVTREELEKIEGLDGEEIEAVLGAVSERSEKGNA; via the coding sequence ATGCTAAACTTGGCCAATATAATCGACCAGGTCGGCAAGGACAAGGGGATCGACAAGCACATCCTCATCGAGGCGCTTGAGTCCGCGATGCTCAAGGCCGCCGAGAAGAGGTTCGGCCCGAACAAGGTCATAGAGGCGCACTACCAGGAGGAGATGGGCGAGATAGAGCTATTCCTCTTCAAGGAAGTGGTCGAGGACGTTGCGGACCCGGACACGCAGATAAGCTTCGAGGACGCCAGGGAGCTCGACCCGGAGGCCGCGCTCGGCGACAGCCTGGGCGTCAAGCTCGACTCCAAGGAGTTCGGCCGCATAGACGCGCAGACCGCGAAGCAGATCATCATACAGAAGGTCCGCGAGGCGGAGAGGAACATAGTCTATAACGAGTACTCGTCCAAGCGCGGCGAGATAGTGACCGGCATAGTCCAGAGGTTCGAGAAGGGCGACATTATCGTGGACCTCGGGAGGGCCGAGGCGCTCCTTTCCAAGAAGGAACAGGTGAGGCGCGAGGGCTACAGGCAGGGCGAGAGGATAAGGGGCGTGATACTCGAGGTCAAGGTAGAGGCCAGGGGTCCGCAGATAATCCTCTCGAGGACGCACCCGGCGTTCATAATCAAGCTCTTCCAGATGGAGGTCCCCGAGGTATACGAGGGCATAGTCGAGATAAAGGGCGCGGCCAGGGAGCCCGGCGACAGGGCTAAAATAGCGGTGGTATCTCATAACTCCGACGTCGACCCGGTCGGCGCCTGCGTGGGCGTGAAGGGCTCGAGGGTGCAGGCCGTGGTCCAGGAACTGAAGGGCGAGAAGATAGACATAGTCCACTGGTCGGACGACCCGGCCATATACGTGAAGAACACCCTTTCGCCTGCCCAGATATCGAGGGTCATAGTCGACGACGAGGAGCACGCGATGGAGGTCATAGTACCGGACGACCAGCTCTCTCTCGCCATAGGGAAGAAGGGACAGAACGTAAGGCTTGCGGCCAAGCTCACCGGCTGGAAGATAGACATACGGACGGAGAGCGAGTCCAAGGGCGTAAAGGAGAAGCTCTCCCCCGAGGAGGCGCTCCGGAAAGAGGTCCAGGCAGCCGGCGAAAGGGAAGACCGCGAGAGGGCTGCCGCGGCAAGCGATATCGGCGCAACGCTGGGTCTCTCACCCGAATTGGCGGCCAAGCTTGCCGCCGCGGGATACGTGAGCGCGGACAGCCTCACCCATGTGACGAGGGAAGAGCTTGAGAAGATAGAGGGGCTTGACGGGGAGGAGATCGAGGCGGTTCTCGGCGCCGTCTCCGAGCGCTCCGAGAAGGGTAATGCCTGA
- a CDS encoding bifunctional oligoribonuclease/PAP phosphatase NrnA, whose amino-acid sequence MDRRFDDIKPEIEKGRKFLVVSHVSPEGDAIGSLLGLALALRAHGKEAVAYLEDQVPDLFKFLPGADTIVHSLDGAGPFDATFAVDCGQKERLGKGFVGLKEPGKVINIDHHATNDSFGDYNVIEPGASAAGEMVYDLCKAAALPITKEVAVNLYVAIHTDTGSFHYSSSTPESFIKAGELVRLGAEPWEVSKRVYENHPARKYKLLGMVLSTLDVVGLNGGGNAKAATLVVTQEMFRKAGAEKDLADGFVNYARGIEGVEAGVLFREAGELEYKVSLRSKGGLDVSAVAMRFGGGGHRNAAGFMLKGSLETVKAKVIEALRGESGRV is encoded by the coding sequence ATGGACAGAAGGTTTGACGATATAAAACCCGAGATAGAGAAGGGTAGGAAGTTCCTTGTGGTCTCGCACGTAAGCCCTGAGGGCGACGCGATAGGGTCGCTCCTGGGCCTTGCCCTGGCCTTGAGGGCGCACGGCAAGGAGGCGGTCGCCTATCTCGAGGACCAGGTCCCGGACCTTTTCAAGTTCCTCCCCGGGGCCGACACGATCGTCCACAGTCTCGATGGGGCCGGGCCGTTCGACGCGACCTTCGCGGTGGACTGCGGCCAGAAAGAAAGGCTCGGAAAGGGCTTCGTGGGGCTCAAGGAGCCTGGCAAGGTCATTAACATAGACCACCACGCGACGAACGACTCATTCGGCGACTATAACGTCATAGAGCCGGGCGCGAGCGCCGCAGGCGAGATGGTCTACGACCTCTGCAAGGCCGCGGCCCTCCCTATCACCAAAGAGGTGGCCGTGAACCTTTACGTCGCGATACACACGGACACCGGCTCTTTCCATTACTCTTCGTCCACTCCGGAATCATTCATAAAGGCGGGCGAGCTCGTGAGGCTCGGCGCGGAGCCCTGGGAGGTCTCCAAGCGGGTCTACGAGAACCACCCGGCAAGGAAGTACAAGCTCCTCGGCATGGTGCTTTCGACCCTCGATGTGGTGGGCCTGAACGGCGGCGGAAATGCCAAGGCCGCCACACTTGTCGTAACGCAGGAGATGTTCAGGAAGGCCGGCGCGGAAAAGGACCTTGCCGACGGGTTCGTCAACTACGCGAGGGGCATCGAGGGCGTGGAGGCGGGGGTCCTCTTCAGGGAGGCCGGAGAGCTCGAATACAAGGTGAGCCTCCGCTCGAAAGGCGGGCTGGACGTTTCGGCGGTCGCCATGCGGTTCGGGGGCGGCGGCCACAGGAACGCCGCCGGGTTCATGCTCAAGGGGAGCCTCGAGACCGTTAAGGCGAAGGTCATAGAGGCGCTTAGAGGCGAATCCGGCAGGGTATGA
- a CDS encoding DUF503 domain-containing protein: MVIGVSRVTLIVHESRSLKDKRQAIKSVIGKVKNRFNVSIAEVADNDSWQRATLGIAAVGNDRAFVNSVLDKTLSFIEGLHLAEVTDTTIEMMNL, from the coding sequence ATGGTAATCGGGGTATCGAGAGTAACTCTAATCGTGCATGAGAGCCGGTCTCTGAAGGACAAGAGGCAGGCGATCAAGAGCGTAATCGGAAAAGTCAAGAACAGGTTCAACGTCTCCATTGCGGAAGTGGCTGACAACGACTCGTGGCAGAGGGCCACTCTCGGGATAGCCGCGGTGGGGAACGACAGGGCCTTCGTAAACTCGGTCCTCGACAAGACGCTTTCCTTCATAGAGGGCCTGCACCTTGCCGAGGTCACGGACACGACCATCGAGATGATGAACCTTTAG
- the rbfA gene encoding 30S ribosome-binding factor RbfA: MSYKRSERVADLIKEEVASMVLYGEIKDPRIGFVTITKVELTPDLKEARIFFSQLGSPGDREKSRKGLESASGYIRRNLAKKLDLRHIPKITFLFDESLEYSEKIEKMIRDMKKEGDL; the protein is encoded by the coding sequence ATGAGCTACAAGCGTTCCGAACGGGTGGCCGACCTCATAAAAGAGGAGGTCGCCTCAATGGTCCTTTACGGCGAAATAAAGGACCCGAGGATTGGTTTCGTGACCATCACCAAGGTCGAGCTCACCCCGGACCTCAAGGAGGCCAGGATATTCTTCAGCCAGCTAGGAAGTCCCGGGGACAGGGAAAAGAGCCGCAAGGGGCTTGAGAGCGCGAGCGGGTACATCAGGAGAAACCTTGCAAAAAAGCTGGATTTGAGGCATATTCCTAAAATCACCTTCCTTTTCGACGAGTCGCTCGAATACTCGGAAAAGATAGAGAAGATGATAAGGGACATGAAAAAGGAAGGGGACCTTTAA
- a CDS encoding YlxR family protein codes for MPERTCLGCRSILPKSSLVRLAMDGEGRLRPDPSGRLGGRGAYICPDEACLKAALKKNAFHRALRSVPCVPAADALWEEIKGQARPAKA; via the coding sequence ATGCCTGAGAGGACGTGCCTGGGCTGCAGGTCGATCCTTCCGAAGTCCTCCCTTGTAAGGCTCGCGATGGACGGGGAAGGGCGGCTCCGGCCCGACCCTTCGGGAAGGCTCGGGGGCAGGGGGGCTTACATATGCCCGGACGAGGCCTGCCTCAAGGCGGCCTTGAAGAAGAACGCGTTTCACAGGGCTTTGAGGTCGGTCCCATGTGTCCCGGCCGCCGACGCTTTGTGGGAAGAGATAAAAGGCCAGGCGAGACCGGCTAAGGCTTAA